From Pseudovibrio sp. Tun.PSC04-5.I4, a single genomic window includes:
- a CDS encoding IS5 family transposase yields the protein MPHKFNASRRHKLDKKKYRVTNWRDYNESLRNRGDLTIWVSREIGKEWSAPRRTSRGGQRKYSDLAIEMCLTLRSVYFLALLQSQGFMRSVVRLMQVDLSVPDFSTLSRRAGGLQITKPAKARTEPTHLVVDSTGVKIYGEGEWFQNKHKTKATRRSWRKLHLGMDLNTGEIVCSDLTYENVGDPTVLPDLLDQVDGLVNRFLADGAYDGEPTRRVLETRYGDDVEIIIPPPKTAALSPEADRAPSSRDKHILAIKDKGRLGWQKQTGYNQRSQIETQMGRWKQVIGNKLKARTFNNQRTETKIGVSILNTITELGRPAFEAIS from the coding sequence ATGCCGCACAAGTTCAACGCCAGCCGTCGTCACAAACTTGACAAGAAGAAGTATCGTGTCACGAACTGGCGTGACTATAACGAAAGTCTTCGTAATCGTGGTGATTTGACGATCTGGGTCAGCCGTGAGATTGGGAAGGAGTGGTCAGCGCCGCGCCGGACCTCGCGCGGAGGGCAACGTAAATATTCTGATTTGGCCATTGAGATGTGCCTGACACTGCGTAGCGTATACTTCCTAGCGTTGCTACAGTCGCAGGGATTTATGCGCTCTGTGGTTCGATTGATGCAAGTTGATTTGTCAGTTCCAGATTTTTCAACGTTGTCCCGGCGAGCCGGTGGCTTGCAGATTACCAAGCCAGCAAAGGCCAGAACAGAACCGACGCATCTTGTGGTCGACAGTACTGGTGTCAAGATCTATGGCGAAGGCGAATGGTTTCAAAACAAACACAAAACCAAGGCAACGCGACGATCCTGGCGCAAGCTCCATCTTGGTATGGACTTGAACACTGGCGAGATTGTATGCTCCGATCTCACCTATGAAAATGTAGGTGACCCGACCGTCCTGCCTGACCTTCTGGATCAGGTTGACGGTCTTGTAAACAGATTTCTGGCTGATGGAGCCTATGACGGTGAGCCAACACGAAGGGTCCTTGAGACACGGTATGGAGATGACGTTGAGATTATCATTCCCCCACCCAAAACAGCTGCTTTAAGTCCTGAAGCTGACAGGGCTCCCTCATCGCGAGATAAACATATTCTTGCGATCAAAGACAAAGGGCGCCTCGGTTGGCAAAAACAAACAGGCTACAATCAGCGCTCCCAAATTGAAACGCAGATGGGACGCTGGAAGCAAGTCATCGGCAACAAACTAAAGGCACGCACCTTTAACAATCAGAGGACCGAAACAAAGATTGGCGTTAGCATTCTCAACACAATAACTGAACTCGGCAGGCCCGCGTTCGAAGCAATCTCATGA
- a CDS encoding SDR family oxidoreductase — translation MAKIMITGASTGIGAETARAFAQGNELFLVYNRSTDKAKTLEAELVQKGAIVHLLQSDITSEIACIELFRKISRLTDTLDALINNAGGLVRRQAADQLEWQLMDEIFRLNAFSLFKITSLAIPMLRNGRNASIVNISSIVVRHGGPTATLYGAAKGAVDTFTRGLSKELAPDIRVNSVAPGVIDTPFHEKVSTPDQMDAWAANTPLKRNGQPANIVSAIKLLVENDFITGESIDVNGGMMIR, via the coding sequence GTGGCAAAAATCATGATCACTGGTGCGAGTACCGGCATTGGGGCCGAAACAGCTCGCGCCTTCGCACAAGGAAACGAGCTTTTCTTGGTGTACAATCGCTCTACAGACAAAGCCAAGACTTTGGAGGCTGAGTTGGTGCAAAAAGGTGCCATCGTGCATCTGCTGCAAAGTGACATCACCAGCGAAATTGCCTGTATTGAATTGTTCCGCAAAATCAGCAGGCTAACAGATACGCTGGATGCGTTGATCAACAATGCCGGTGGGCTGGTGCGTCGTCAGGCTGCAGATCAATTAGAATGGCAGTTGATGGATGAGATTTTCCGGTTGAATGCGTTCTCTCTCTTCAAAATCACGTCACTTGCTATTCCAATGCTGCGTAATGGCAGAAACGCGAGCATCGTCAATATCTCGTCCATTGTTGTTCGTCATGGTGGACCAACTGCCACTCTTTACGGGGCTGCTAAGGGGGCCGTGGATACGTTCACACGTGGTCTTAGTAAAGAGCTAGCACCCGACATTCGCGTCAATTCTGTTGCTCCCGGTGTTATCGACACCCCTTTCCATGAGAAAGTCTCCACGCCAGATCAGATGGATGCGTGGGCTGCAAACACACCGCTGAAACGTAACGGCCAGCCTGCCAATATTGTTTCCGCGATTAAGTTGCTTGTCGAGAATGATTTCATCACTGGTGAATCAATCGACGTAAACGGCGGTATGATGATCCGCTAA
- a CDS encoding cupin domain-containing protein — MTSKRKQYVYTIKDLPLTPLIEDQGISTRFLLGDNLMISFIENPPGADFPVHQHDCEQIMIMIEGSEEHIVGDQVIPMKAGDVAVHPSNVPHGGKTLTGMKAIDIFAPAREGHLEKMKQYGTMPNPDGTYPKTNNVEG; from the coding sequence ATGACTTCTAAACGTAAGCAATATGTATACACCATCAAAGATCTGCCTTTGACCCCGCTCATAGAGGATCAGGGCATCAGTACTCGGTTCCTTCTGGGTGACAATCTGATGATCAGTTTTATCGAGAACCCTCCAGGCGCGGACTTTCCTGTTCACCAGCACGACTGCGAGCAGATCATGATCATGATCGAAGGTTCAGAAGAACACATCGTTGGCGATCAGGTCATTCCAATGAAAGCTGGTGATGTTGCAGTTCACCCTTCCAACGTACCGCACGGCGGCAAAACCTTAACCGGTATGAAGGCGATCGATATTTTTGCGCCTGCACGCGAAGGTCATCTGGAGAAGATGAAGCAGTATGGAACCATGCCAAATCCAGATGGAACGTACCCAAAGACAAATAACGTCGAGGGTTAG
- a CDS encoding TRAP transporter small permease: MNLLHKLDRMLSNLFLLLGMVLLVVLFALTSLNVILRFFPIFSIGWFDEIVEVSFAWMVFTVAAYLWRDRAHPFIDFLLESLKGRRSQYVLLIFIESMNIFFLVAFTYYSFSLMMRASAWSPIFQIPKSFFYMSMPIAGAYMTIVSLFFWAGHLRNLCSSNPTPFTYSSCQK, translated from the coding sequence ATGAACTTGTTACATAAATTGGATCGGATGCTTAGCAACCTATTCCTGCTCCTTGGCATGGTTCTGCTGGTTGTTCTGTTTGCTCTTACTTCGTTAAACGTAATCCTGAGGTTTTTTCCGATATTCTCGATTGGGTGGTTTGACGAAATCGTTGAAGTTTCGTTTGCATGGATGGTTTTCACCGTGGCAGCCTATCTGTGGCGCGATAGGGCACATCCATTCATCGACTTCCTACTGGAAAGCCTGAAAGGGCGGCGCAGCCAATACGTATTGCTCATCTTTATTGAGAGCATGAACATCTTCTTCTTGGTTGCGTTCACTTACTACAGCTTCAGCCTGATGATGCGGGCCAGTGCTTGGTCGCCAATTTTTCAGATACCGAAGTCGTTCTTTTATATGAGCATGCCGATCGCCGGTGCCTACATGACGATAGTTTCCCTATTCTTTTGGGCAGGACACCTTCGCAATCTTTGCTCATCCAACCCAACACCGTTCACCTATTCATCCTGTCAGAAGTAA
- a CDS encoding IclR family transcriptional regulator, which produces MTQNKAEYRAPALEKGLDILELLSGRDSAMSKKEMAESLDRSVNEIFRMLTILETRGYIFCDPSSGKYELTLKMFTLSNKYPPLARLLQIADERMEELADQTQQSCHLAVFHEGTMLVVMRHESPYKMGFSLRLSARIDVHASGSGMVLLAFSPPGRRRAILNASKANQIEITDVMSKVETVREQGYFVGASPQVNGMTNISYPVFDHRGRIEAVLTVPFLTLNSDSLHHQVVSFEDTRLAVNKTAQELTSAIGGIQPA; this is translated from the coding sequence ATGACCCAGAATAAAGCCGAATACCGCGCCCCAGCTCTTGAGAAAGGACTAGATATCCTTGAGCTCTTAAGTGGTCGTGACAGCGCCATGAGCAAAAAGGAGATGGCAGAAAGTCTGGACAGATCTGTAAACGAGATCTTTCGTATGCTTACTATTCTGGAGACCCGTGGCTATATTTTTTGCGACCCATCTAGCGGCAAATATGAGCTTACGCTCAAGATGTTCACGCTCTCTAACAAGTATCCACCGCTTGCTCGCCTTTTGCAGATTGCAGACGAGCGCATGGAAGAACTTGCAGATCAAACCCAGCAATCCTGCCACTTGGCGGTCTTTCATGAAGGTACGATGCTTGTTGTGATGAGGCACGAGAGCCCCTACAAAATGGGTTTCTCTCTTCGGCTGAGCGCACGCATTGATGTACATGCATCTGGCTCGGGGATGGTGCTGCTCGCCTTTTCGCCACCGGGCCGCCGCCGGGCTATTTTGAATGCCTCAAAAGCCAATCAAATTGAGATTACTGATGTTATGAGCAAAGTCGAGACCGTGCGTGAGCAGGGCTACTTTGTTGGGGCTAGCCCGCAGGTGAATGGGATGACCAATATCAGCTATCCCGTATTTGATCATCGTGGGCGTATAGAGGCCGTCTTGACTGTTCCATTCCTAACGTTGAACTCGGATAGCCTTCACCATCAAGTCGTGAGTTTTGAAGATACACGCCTTGCCGTCAATAAAACTGCGCAGGAACTGACGAGCGCAATCGGCGGTATTCAGCCTGCCTAA
- a CDS encoding TRAP transporter substrate-binding protein, with the protein MSAVTKALKIAVSGIALSALTLGVANAAVVLKLAHFAESGHPADVAAKQFSEKVSERTGGEVKITIFPANQLGSPNDVLEQNVLGAIDMSLPTQGHLSKYSMKFATVMAPFAFESYDHVYRVLDGPFIKWAASDLEQQGLVYLSNWDWGFRNITNNTRPVNVPSDVVGLKLRTPPEVQLQSAMSALGANVTQLAFNELYMALKQGVVDGQENPLSVIYHNKIYEVQENLAITRHVYNSMVSVISKSSWGKLSPDQQVIVREESKAAGDLMRKMMREEEGELIKKLEAKGMKITYPEQAQFKAEMAPAYKAIGEYVGTENLEKFLGML; encoded by the coding sequence ATGAGTGCAGTTACCAAGGCCCTGAAAATTGCTGTTTCTGGTATTGCACTGAGCGCTTTGACGCTTGGTGTTGCTAATGCGGCAGTGGTTCTGAAGTTGGCACACTTTGCAGAAAGTGGTCACCCTGCGGATGTTGCTGCAAAGCAATTTTCGGAAAAAGTTTCAGAACGCACCGGTGGGGAGGTCAAGATTACCATCTTCCCAGCCAACCAGCTTGGTAGTCCGAATGATGTTCTGGAGCAGAATGTTCTTGGCGCGATCGACATGAGTTTGCCTACTCAAGGCCACTTGAGCAAGTACTCCATGAAGTTTGCAACAGTGATGGCTCCATTTGCTTTTGAAAGCTATGACCATGTCTACAGAGTGCTTGATGGGCCGTTCATAAAGTGGGCTGCATCAGATCTTGAGCAACAGGGTCTGGTTTACTTGAGCAACTGGGATTGGGGCTTCCGTAACATTACCAACAACACCCGTCCGGTTAATGTACCTTCTGATGTTGTTGGCCTCAAGCTGCGCACACCACCAGAAGTGCAGCTTCAGTCTGCGATGTCTGCTCTTGGCGCGAATGTCACCCAGCTTGCATTCAATGAGCTTTACATGGCTCTCAAGCAAGGTGTTGTAGATGGGCAGGAGAATCCACTCTCCGTAATTTATCACAACAAAATTTACGAGGTACAGGAGAACCTTGCCATCACGCGCCACGTTTACAACTCAATGGTGAGCGTGATCTCCAAGAGCAGTTGGGGCAAGCTCTCTCCAGATCAGCAAGTAATTGTTCGCGAAGAAAGCAAAGCTGCTGGAGACTTGATGCGCAAGATGATGCGTGAAGAAGAAGGGGAACTGATCAAGAAACTTGAAGCAAAAGGCATGAAGATCACTTACCCGGAACAAGCCCAGTTCAAGGCTGAGATGGCTCCTGCTTACAAGGCAATCGGTGAATATGTTGGCACTGAAAACCTTGAAAAATTCCTAGGCATGCTCTGA
- a CDS encoding invasion associated locus B family protein: MKPIWTLLTATALFLLQGVTAYSTTGPSNEEDWSVKCNADICQVYAEIRLENGALVNSIMFRKLDTDVYAAILKLPLGIHIPSGIQIGIDNDALFDAKIITCQEDGCEAAFNANSTIVDFLKRGKDMSIVVTKSSDRKKLALNYSLVGFTRNWDEFTKRMAVLLPDEKNG; the protein is encoded by the coding sequence GGACACTGCTGACAGCGACAGCCCTCTTTCTGCTTCAAGGTGTGACCGCATACAGCACCACTGGACCTTCCAATGAAGAGGACTGGTCGGTTAAATGCAATGCCGACATTTGTCAGGTCTATGCAGAAATCCGGCTTGAGAACGGGGCACTGGTCAATTCCATCATGTTTCGAAAACTCGACACAGATGTGTATGCCGCCATTCTCAAACTCCCACTCGGAATTCACATTCCCAGCGGTATCCAGATTGGAATTGATAACGACGCCTTGTTTGATGCGAAAATCATCACCTGTCAGGAAGACGGGTGCGAGGCAGCATTCAATGCCAACTCAACCATCGTTGATTTTCTAAAGCGCGGCAAGGACATGTCCATTGTCGTGACGAAAAGTAGTGACCGCAAAAAGCTGGCACTGAATTACTCGCTGGTTGGCTTTACGCGCAACTGGGACGAGTTCACCAAGCGCATGGCTGTACTCTTGCCCGATGAGAAAAACGGGTAG
- a CDS encoding TRAP transporter large permease → MTPALIFIGLVAMILMGVPIAVSVGGISLFVMHENISALPLMAQRMYSSTTGFTLLAIPFFILAGNLMNTGGITDKIFRFAKATVGHYWGGLGQVNIVSSVIFSGMSGAAVADAAGLGKIEIKAMVDDGYDSRFASAITAASSTIGPVIPPSIPFVVYGSLTGVSVGKLFLAGMVPGVLMAIAMAVAVNVISRRRNYPRRPEASNSEVWESFKEALLPLLTPIIIVGGILGGMFTPTEAAVVACLYAIFLSSVVYRALTLSNMMYILKDTLICTVKVMFIIAAAGFFSWVLIFQQIPQNLISGLVNVTDSPAILLLIMIGVLLVLGMFLEGIAVILICVPIFMPLVQMIGMDPIQFGVIMILASMIGLLSPPVGMCLYAVAAISNVTVTALSKEVLPYILGILLVLFAVAFIPALSLTATYLIG, encoded by the coding sequence TTGACGCCCGCTCTAATCTTCATAGGCCTTGTCGCGATGATATTGATGGGTGTGCCCATCGCTGTCTCTGTTGGCGGCATTTCCTTGTTTGTAATGCATGAGAACATTTCCGCGCTCCCACTGATGGCGCAGCGTATGTACTCCTCGACAACTGGTTTCACACTTCTAGCAATCCCCTTTTTCATTCTTGCTGGCAACTTGATGAATACTGGCGGGATTACAGATAAGATCTTCCGTTTTGCAAAGGCAACCGTGGGGCATTACTGGGGTGGTCTTGGTCAAGTTAACATCGTCTCTTCTGTGATCTTCTCCGGAATGTCTGGTGCCGCTGTTGCTGATGCCGCCGGACTCGGGAAAATCGAGATCAAGGCCATGGTTGATGATGGGTATGACAGCCGGTTTGCCTCTGCCATTACAGCCGCTTCTTCCACCATTGGGCCTGTAATTCCCCCATCAATACCCTTCGTTGTTTATGGTTCACTTACCGGTGTTTCTGTTGGCAAACTCTTCCTGGCGGGTATGGTGCCCGGTGTTCTTATGGCAATTGCAATGGCTGTTGCAGTTAATGTGATTTCTCGGCGCCGTAACTATCCACGCCGGCCAGAAGCCAGTAACAGCGAAGTTTGGGAAAGCTTCAAAGAAGCGCTCCTTCCGCTGCTCACACCAATTATTATCGTAGGTGGAATCCTCGGCGGAATGTTTACACCGACAGAAGCGGCCGTTGTTGCTTGCCTCTATGCGATATTCCTATCATCGGTTGTGTATCGGGCCTTAACACTCAGCAACATGATGTACATCCTCAAGGACACACTCATCTGTACGGTCAAGGTGATGTTTATCATCGCGGCAGCTGGGTTCTTTAGCTGGGTTCTTATCTTCCAGCAGATCCCTCAGAACTTGATTTCTGGCCTCGTCAACGTAACTGATTCTCCTGCCATATTACTTCTCATTATGATCGGGGTCCTTTTGGTTCTGGGCATGTTCCTTGAAGGTATCGCCGTCATTCTGATTTGCGTTCCAATCTTTATGCCCCTTGTTCAGATGATTGGTATGGACCCGATCCAATTTGGCGTGATCATGATCCTAGCTTCCATGATTGGTCTGCTCAGTCCTCCCGTCGGTATGTGCCTCTACGCAGTTGCTGCCATTAGTAACGTCACGGTGACAGCACTCAGCAAAGAAGTCCTGCCTTATATTCTCGGCATTTTGCTTGTGCTGTTTGCTGTTGCTTTCATTCCGGCACTGTCTTTGACCGCAACCTACCTAATTGGGTGA